In one window of Episyrphus balteatus chromosome 3, idEpiBalt1.1, whole genome shotgun sequence DNA:
- the LOC129916148 gene encoding juvenile hormone esterase-like isoform X1: MPSYGYNHKKKASTKVQVFLKIAVEMESLIKVLIVLFCGLGYISGQMGPLVETNLGKIRGSIMRSEKGIGFYAFRGIRYAEPPVGENRFKAPVPVKKWFGELDATRDGFMCPQKAVQLDFLSEDCLILNVYSKNLSGNKSVLFYIHGGANAFGSSHSIEAAGPEYLMDSDIVLVTMNFRLGALGYLTTQTKDAPGNYGYLDQLMALQWVHDHISKFGGNPGSVTIMGISAGAFAVTLHMASPLSQGLFHRAIAMSGSATNEYAIDNLKWTQKLAHETSCPRFNAADVLDCLRKVPWQKIVEISESWMAYNLIDIKWNYEIDGHFLTKHPTHSFAEGNFTKIPIMTGITKDEFTYLIFSQENNTALLNDISLNFEKYAPEFFLHNFSEPMAAKKTEKVRTFYLGNKTIAEQNLTNFGAIFADTLINHGVHRLVDLARKYVDVFYYRFDFNGSLGAYVNWEGKSRGVCHGDDLQYILKRHKLQRQLNRYDPEWFMVERMVGIFSSFAQNGSSQTIDGVKWLSSNKTDVNTFYIDRKVKLGNEPYVERFRLWDSLYPLGKVGSSGVKNSASLMVVLVFLFNLFKFVF, encoded by the exons ATGCCCAGTTACGGGtacaatcacaaaaaaaaggcAAGCACAAAAGTTCAAG TCTTTCTTAAGATTGCAGTCGAAATGGAATCTCTAATAAAAGTACTGATCGTGTTGTTTTGTGGTCTCGGATATATTTCTGGCCAAATGGGACCGCTTGTTGAAACAAACTTGGGCAAAATTCGTGGTTCTATTATGAGATCGGAAAAAGGTATTGGATTCTATGCTTTTCGAGGAATAAGATATGCTGAACCTCCAGTGGGTGAGAATCGTTTTAAAGCTCCGGTACCTGTTAAAAAATGGTTCGGCGAACTTGATGCTACACGAGATGGATTCATGTGCCCCCAAAAAGCGGTacaattggattttttgtcagAAGATTGTCTTATTTTAAATGTGTATTCGAAAAATTTAAGTGGAAATAAGTCTGTCTTATTTTACATTCATGGTGGAGCTAATGCCTTTGGAAGTAGTCACAGTATCGAAGCAGCTGGACCCGAATACCTTATGGACAGTGATATTGTACTAGTCACAATGAACTTTCGCTTAGGAGCTCTCGGATACCTAACAACTCAAACAAAAGATGCTCCTGGAAATTATGGTTACCTAGATCAATTAATGGCACTCCAATGGGTTCATGATCATATTTCGAAATTCGGTGGAAATCCAGGGTCTGTAACGATAATGGGCATAAGTGCTGGAGCATTTGCTGTGACTCTTCATATGGCTTCACCACTCTCTCAGGGCTTATTCCATCGAGCAATTGCTATGAGTGGATCAGCGACCAACGAATATGCTattgataatttaaaatggaCACAAAAACTTGCACATGAGACCTCATGTCCCAGATTTAATGCCGCAGATGTCCTCGATTGCCTTAGGAAAGTTCCCTGGCAGAAGATTGTTGAAATTTCTGAATCCTGGATGGCTTATAatttgattgatataaaatgGAATTACGAAATTGATGgacattttttgacaaaacacCCTACACATTCGTTTGCTGAGGGAAATTTCACCAAGATTCCAATTATGACGGGGATAACCAAGGATGAATTCActtatttgattttta gtCAAGAAAACAATACTGCATTGTTAAATGACATCAGTTTAAATTTCGAGAAATATGCCCCAGAATTTTTCCTGCACAACTTTTCAGAACCGATGGCAGCAAAGAAAACTGAAAAAGTTAGGACCTTCTATTTGGGAAATAAAACTATTGCCGAACAAAATTTGACGAATTTCGGTGCGATTTTCGCCGATACACTTATCAATCATGGTGTTCATAGATTGGTTGATTTGGCAAGAAAGTATGTGGATGTTTTCTATTATCGTTTTGATTTTAATGGAAGCTTAGGGGCTTATGTGAATTGGGAAGGAAAATCACGAG gtGTTTGTCACGGTGATGATCTTCAATATATTCTGAAAAGACATAAATTACAAAGACAACTCAATCGTTATGACCCGGAATGGTTTATGGTTGAACGTATGGTTGGGATATTTTCGTCATTTGCACAAAATGG ATCATCACAAACAATCGATGGAGTGAAGTGGTTGTCTTCTAATAAGACTGATGTAAATACCTTTTATATCGATAGAAAAGTGAAATTAGGCAATGAACCGTATGTGGAAAGATTTCGATTATGGGATAGTCTTTATCCCTTGGGTAAAGTTGGTAGTAGTGGTGTTAAAAATTCTGCAAGTTTGATGgttgttttagtttttctatttaatttgtttaagtttgtgttttaa
- the LOC129916148 gene encoding juvenile hormone esterase-like isoform X2, whose amino-acid sequence MESLIKVLIVLFCGLGYISGQMGPLVETNLGKIRGSIMRSEKGIGFYAFRGIRYAEPPVGENRFKAPVPVKKWFGELDATRDGFMCPQKAVQLDFLSEDCLILNVYSKNLSGNKSVLFYIHGGANAFGSSHSIEAAGPEYLMDSDIVLVTMNFRLGALGYLTTQTKDAPGNYGYLDQLMALQWVHDHISKFGGNPGSVTIMGISAGAFAVTLHMASPLSQGLFHRAIAMSGSATNEYAIDNLKWTQKLAHETSCPRFNAADVLDCLRKVPWQKIVEISESWMAYNLIDIKWNYEIDGHFLTKHPTHSFAEGNFTKIPIMTGITKDEFTYLIFSQENNTALLNDISLNFEKYAPEFFLHNFSEPMAAKKTEKVRTFYLGNKTIAEQNLTNFGAIFADTLINHGVHRLVDLARKYVDVFYYRFDFNGSLGAYVNWEGKSRGVCHGDDLQYILKRHKLQRQLNRYDPEWFMVERMVGIFSSFAQNGSSQTIDGVKWLSSNKTDVNTFYIDRKVKLGNEPYVERFRLWDSLYPLGKVGSSGVKNSASLMVVLVFLFNLFKFVF is encoded by the exons ATGGAATCTCTAATAAAAGTACTGATCGTGTTGTTTTGTGGTCTCGGATATATTTCTGGCCAAATGGGACCGCTTGTTGAAACAAACTTGGGCAAAATTCGTGGTTCTATTATGAGATCGGAAAAAGGTATTGGATTCTATGCTTTTCGAGGAATAAGATATGCTGAACCTCCAGTGGGTGAGAATCGTTTTAAAGCTCCGGTACCTGTTAAAAAATGGTTCGGCGAACTTGATGCTACACGAGATGGATTCATGTGCCCCCAAAAAGCGGTacaattggattttttgtcagAAGATTGTCTTATTTTAAATGTGTATTCGAAAAATTTAAGTGGAAATAAGTCTGTCTTATTTTACATTCATGGTGGAGCTAATGCCTTTGGAAGTAGTCACAGTATCGAAGCAGCTGGACCCGAATACCTTATGGACAGTGATATTGTACTAGTCACAATGAACTTTCGCTTAGGAGCTCTCGGATACCTAACAACTCAAACAAAAGATGCTCCTGGAAATTATGGTTACCTAGATCAATTAATGGCACTCCAATGGGTTCATGATCATATTTCGAAATTCGGTGGAAATCCAGGGTCTGTAACGATAATGGGCATAAGTGCTGGAGCATTTGCTGTGACTCTTCATATGGCTTCACCACTCTCTCAGGGCTTATTCCATCGAGCAATTGCTATGAGTGGATCAGCGACCAACGAATATGCTattgataatttaaaatggaCACAAAAACTTGCACATGAGACCTCATGTCCCAGATTTAATGCCGCAGATGTCCTCGATTGCCTTAGGAAAGTTCCCTGGCAGAAGATTGTTGAAATTTCTGAATCCTGGATGGCTTATAatttgattgatataaaatgGAATTACGAAATTGATGgacattttttgacaaaacacCCTACACATTCGTTTGCTGAGGGAAATTTCACCAAGATTCCAATTATGACGGGGATAACCAAGGATGAATTCActtatttgattttta gtCAAGAAAACAATACTGCATTGTTAAATGACATCAGTTTAAATTTCGAGAAATATGCCCCAGAATTTTTCCTGCACAACTTTTCAGAACCGATGGCAGCAAAGAAAACTGAAAAAGTTAGGACCTTCTATTTGGGAAATAAAACTATTGCCGAACAAAATTTGACGAATTTCGGTGCGATTTTCGCCGATACACTTATCAATCATGGTGTTCATAGATTGGTTGATTTGGCAAGAAAGTATGTGGATGTTTTCTATTATCGTTTTGATTTTAATGGAAGCTTAGGGGCTTATGTGAATTGGGAAGGAAAATCACGAG gtGTTTGTCACGGTGATGATCTTCAATATATTCTGAAAAGACATAAATTACAAAGACAACTCAATCGTTATGACCCGGAATGGTTTATGGTTGAACGTATGGTTGGGATATTTTCGTCATTTGCACAAAATGG ATCATCACAAACAATCGATGGAGTGAAGTGGTTGTCTTCTAATAAGACTGATGTAAATACCTTTTATATCGATAGAAAAGTGAAATTAGGCAATGAACCGTATGTGGAAAGATTTCGATTATGGGATAGTCTTTATCCCTTGGGTAAAGTTGGTAGTAGTGGTGTTAAAAATTCTGCAAGTTTGATGgttgttttagtttttctatttaatttgtttaagtttgtgttttaa
- the LOC129915216 gene encoding juvenile hormone esterase-like → MINVLKVLIVFFGFKLICAQISPVVETNVGKIRGSIMKTEKGSEFLGFRGIRYAEAPIGEKRFKAPIAIKKWPGVIDATHDGFMCPQIGKPINMMSEDCLILNVYTKSLTEKKSVIIYIPGGANIYGGSHSIETAGPEYLMESDIVLVTISFRLGALGFLSTRTKEAPGNVGYLDQVMAFEWVHDHITKFGGNPKSVTILGMSSGSFAVTLHLASPLSQGLFHKAIAMSGSAIADLHFDNLQCTQKLARETSCPIYNPKDVVSCLRKLPWQTIVGVVDSWKFYNLTDMKWSYEIDGNFLTKSPTVTFAEGNFSKVPILTGITKDEFTYMIYSQENNSGLLNDINMNFEKYAPEFFTHIFDETKIKKLRNFYLGNEAIDKENLRKFGEIFSDAIIINAINRLIQLARQYVDVFYYRFDYLGRYGIFENWNRKPLGVNHGDDLQYVIKRKYLRQTIKLYDPEWFMVERMISGKHRWLKMAAFQ, encoded by the exons ATGATAAATGTGCTCAAAGTGTTGATCgtgttttttggttttaaacttATTTGTGCTCAAATTAGCCCAGTTGTAGAAACTAATGTGGGCAAAATTCGAGGTTCCATTATGAAAACGGAAAAAGGTTCCGAGTTTCTTGGATTTCGGGGAATTAGATATGCTGAAGCCCCGATTGGTGAAAAACGTTTTAAAGCCCCGATAGCAATAAAAAAGTGGCCTGGTGTAATTGATGCTACCCATGACGGATTTATGTGTCCCCAAATAGGAAAACCAATAAATATGATGTCAGAAGATTGTCTCATTCTGAATGTCTATACGAAATCTTTAACTGAAAAGAAATCAGTTATAATATATATTCCCGGTGGGGCTAATATTTACGGTGGAAGTCACAGTATTGAAACAGCTGGACCCGAATACTTGATGGAAAGTGATATTGTCCTTGTGACAATAAGTTTTCGTTTGGGAGCTTTAGGCTTTCTAAGCACACGTACCAAAGAAGCCCCTGGAAATGTTGGCTACTTGGATCAAGTAATGGCATTTGAGTGGGTCCATGATCACATTACAAAATTCGGTGGAAACCCCAAGTCTGTGACAATACTCGGAATGAGTTCGGGATCATTTGCTGTCACACTGCATTTAGCATCTCCGCTATCTCAAGGTTTATTTCATAAAGCAATTGCAATGAGTGGATCAGCTATTGCAGATTTACATTTCGATAATTTACAATGCACTCAGAAATTAGCTCGTGAGACTTCATGTCCCATCTACAATCCCAAAGATGTTGTGAGTTGCTTGAGGAAATTGCCATGGCAGACAATTGTAGGTGTTGTCGATTCATGGAAATTCTATAACTTGACCGATATGAAATGGAGTTACGAGATTGAtggaaattttttgacaaaGTCACCAACTGTCACTTTTGCTGAAGGAAATTTCAGTAAAGTTCCTATTCTAACTGGAATAACTAAGGATGAATTCACTTATATGATTTATA gCCAAGAAAACAATTCCGGATTATTAAATGACATCAATATGAATTTTGAGAAATATGCTCCGGAATTCTTTACCCACATCTttgatgaaacaaaaattaagaaactaAGAAATTTCTATTTGGGGAATGAGGCTATAGACAAAGAAAATCTTAGAAAATTTGGTGAAATTTTCTCAGATGCAATTATCATAAATGCTATTAATAGATTAATCCAATTAGCACGTCAGTATGTTGATGTTTTCTATTATCGTTTTGACTATTTGGGAAGATATGGAATATTTGAAAATTGGAACCGAAAACCATTAGGAGTAAATCATGGTGATGATCTTCAATATGTCATCAAACGAAAATACTTAAGACAAACAATTAAACTTTACGATCCGGAATGGTTTATGGTTGAACGTATG ATCTCCGGAAAGCATAGATGGCTTAAAATGGCTGCCTTCCAATAA